TTCTTTGATCAGTGTTGGCGGCTCATCTGCAATCTCACTTGACTGCAGCAGCGgttctagaaaaaaaaatgttaacattttgaAAAGTGGGTCAACTGACAAAAACATTGCAGTGAACTTTGTATTTTAGGAGATAAGAGCATAATGCATTTGTTCAGAACAAATCGTAATGACACAAAGAGGGAAAACAACTTACagtgaaatttaaatatttaagcaaGAATTATAAAAGCTACAGGGTTTATAAAACACTGAATATACCCtttgaaaatatgtaatttatttattaataataaaatatgagtaatgtgtggaagcttgtttcagccactgaataaaaaataaaaaaggtaattgcaactttttatctcagaattcacacgattttttttttcacaattgagattttacatcttgcaattctgactttttttctcacaattgcgagtttatatctcgcaattctgacttcttttctcagatttgtgagatataagcccaattctgagaaaaaagtcagaattgcaagtttatatctcgcagttctgactttataacacgcaattgcgggtttatattacacaattctgactttataacacgcaactgtgactttatatcatgcaattctgagaaaaagtcacaattaccttttttattttttattcagtggtggaaacaagcttccatagtaatGAATCTCTCAGCTCAAAGATTAACATTGAactaacatttaaacattaaaaagtaatataatttttttaatatttaaacaaaaaataaatattaaaaaaagtaatataatataattaatataatataatataattcatataatataatataatgaatctTACAGCTCTGAGACCAACATTAAACTTAGTGAAATGAGTCTCACCTTCCAAAATTTCCTGGCCGAGGGTGGGCGGCTGTGGGTCATCTGTATGATAGTCTAGACTCTGAGGTGCAGGGCTGACCGGCTCACTGGGAGGTGGACTGGAGTTATTACTGCTGTCTGCAGCTATTTTATGAGGGTATGAGTCTGAGAGAGAACTCTGGTTGCTGTTCTCATCTGAGAAGGCAGGAGGCAACCATGAGAAGATTTGAATTTGACATGAAAGAAAGAAcatcatatgggtttggaacaacatgagggtgagcaaacaatgaaataattttcatttttgggtgaattaacacTTTAAAACTTGCATCTGTTTACCTTGAAAATCTAATAGTACAGAACAGGCGTTATCAGATGCCTCCTCTTTGGGAAAATTCTTCCGTTGCATTTCTCCACCCACAGACACTTTGCTCTTGTCCTTCTAAGAGACATCAGGTTACagatacagtaaatacagtgaAAGAGTTACAGATAATATTTTGATCTATTTGTATATGCATTTAGTTTCTTGTTTATCCAGATGACATGAAGGTACATTTAAaatcaagagaaaaaaaacaacatcttAGATGTCGTACCTCCTTCGTGTCCACCACAGGAACCCATTTAAATATTCTTAATGATGTATCACCAACTGTGACCCATTTCTTCTCCCTGAAATGGAGCAATTGTGTAACAGGTTTCCCATATACATGACTTGAAAAACTCTATCAAGTTTCCATGTT
The DNA window shown above is from Ctenopharyngodon idella isolate HZGC_01 chromosome 10, HZGC01, whole genome shotgun sequence and carries:
- the bcl7ba gene encoding B-cell CLL/lymphoma 7 protein family member B-A codes for the protein MSGRSVRAETRSRAKDDIKKVMAAIERVRRWEKKWVTVGDTSLRIFKWVPVVDTKEKDKSKVSVGGEMQRKNFPKEEASDNACSVLLDFQDENSNQSSLSDSYPHKIAADSSNNSSPPPSEPVSPAPQSLDYHTDDPQPPTLGQEILEEPLLQSSEIADEPPTLIKEDLLPLTAQGQEDEDSCGAPPLKRICTEQVSVIQAAPLS